The nucleotide sequence GGTGAGTTAATTctggtgtgatttttttggaaataaaagtGGTCGAATTGATTTCTACCTCGTTGTTGTAACATGTAACTGCACAGTGTACGAATTCATTTCCACGTCGTTTTTTATTGCATAAATGGCCATTGTAGACACTGCAGGAGAGCCCAGGTGCAGTGTAATGGCCATAGTCGAATTCCGGATGAATTACTggaattacatacctacttacatcgATCATCTTCGGCAAGCATAGCATTACCCACCACTTAATTACCAGCTCAATTTCTTGTTGATTGTATAATAATGgcttggaaattgaatttctatCAATCAGTGACTCAGTGTTCACCCTGTTCAGTTATAAGTACAttgcaaaaagaagaaatggaAATGGAACAGAGAACAGGTGAGGTAATTCCGATTCGATTCGtaataaaaatagaataaaataattagcGAAGTAATTCACATATGTAATTCcttatatattttcaattttcacgacaTTCatgattttaattaatattttttaactACATATTTCTTAATTGTTTCAATCTAAAATAACATTCCACTTGTTTCTCAAGTTCAGTCTAAAGTAATATAGTATAGGTCTATATTACTTTAGTTCAGTCGAACACTGTCGAGGCGCGAGGACccgtctgaaaaaaaaaggttgcgGGTTGCGGTTGCGGATTGCCGCAAGATCATACTGCACACAGATGTTTGTCATTCACAGCAAAGTGCAAAGGGAAGTTTGAATAACTAAAATGCTAAAAATGCTGAGTTTGCTTTGCTTCGTAGCACTGTTCGAAGAACGGAAGCCGGAAGGGAAACTCTTGTCGgcggtttcaactttcaatcatCATGATCTTTTTGAATGTTGTGTTTCAATTTAACACAAATGTTTTTTCTGACAGCTATAGTCAGTCACTTACGATTAGTCAGAGTCCGCGTGCTTactgaatttataatttttcattatcaaatTCACAAAttggtattgaaaaattgaaatcactcaCTCTCATTATCTACCGAAAAACCTCCTAAAAACATACTTTGATACAATTCGACACCCCCCTGTATAAATTGTTGGATATTCAAATATCAGATTCGATAATTTATAACGCTAAATACACATCGcacgatgaaaataaaataggacAAGAACGTTGAACAATTTTATAATACACTGAGAACATTATAAATAACCTTATCACTTACAAAGacatggtttttaaaaaaatgaacacgatGAAAATTGctgtatgaaaaatttgaaagtgaaaacgCAGTCATCAAATAGGGGACGAAACGCAACATTTTAGCTCAGTGATATGATATTTGAATTCATTACTATTATTAGCAATAGGGTGTACCGATGCTATCAACGATTTTTTCTTTCTACCAGCTCTACAGAAATAAGAATTGAGAACATCTCTAACTTTAATTCTGGTTTCCTTCGACGAACAAATGTCTGCCACGGTAAAACCTAACAAAGTtattagaaaataattataagaATGTATATTAGAAGCATATCAAAATGCATAAGTAATGTATATCAATATACTGAGCAGGTACCTAAGAAATTTTCGGCGTAATCCCCTATAATCACCGCTGAAGATACTTCTCCGTGTTGGTCCAGAAGATATGCCGTCAAAGTCAACACAAACTTCAATTCTCTTAAATATCCtggaattgaataaattgattccATTTTAATCATTACGAAACCAATACACTGTATCAAATGAGTACGTATTGTATCGAGAGGTTTAATCACCTTGCACTTTACATTTATCACAAAAGGCTGCTGGATCCCCTTCCACTTCTATCCACTTTGCTAGATGATAAGGAAAAAATTCTTCGCAGGACGTGCAATACGACTTAATTAATGATAATACGTCTTGCTCAgcacaattttctgaaaatatgtaatagaaaatttcaaacaaatttttttctatttacctAAGTATAACAATTACGAATTACCAAAACTATCGTACCATCTATTGCAGGATTAGTACTTATCAAATTTACTTTGATATTAAAAGGAACTTCAGATATTGGCTGCGGCCATTTCAAAACATAATTTCCCGTTTCTTTAGAACCTAAAAATAAACATCTTTAGAATACTAATTCATCGATTCACAACCGATTTTCAAAGTTATTATCACCATTGGGTAAAACAGGGCCATTTTCAATACGAGAAATGACATTTTCAATAGCATCATGCTGCTCAAAAATCGGTGCGTTGCTAACTTGAGTTTCCTTGGCCAGTGTTATATTAACGTTACGCTGTTCAAGAATTGATGAATTACTAACTTGGGTTACCTTGTCAAGTGTTTTACTGCACATGGGTTTATTATTCAATAAATTCGCGTCCTGTGAAACAAATTATTACGTATtaaatgaaatgttgaaaaaaatatatattgtaTTTATACACAGATCCATGTATTGAATGCTTGATAACTCACCTCTCTTCGTTTGCTCGTTTCACAGGCATTCTCTAACTTGTCGGTACTCGTCAAttcattctcatttttgttaaaatcctCATCTTCTAAAACTACAGAGTTATCAGGATCAAAAAGTCTCCTTCTCTTAACAATCTCTAAAGCACAATCAGATTTTGATGTAGATGGAATGCTATGATGATGTTTCGTATTTGTGATCTTCGAAGACGATTCTCTGTAAAGGAGAACTGGTCAAAAACAATCTGACAAATATGTTTTACAGAAAAcgttaaattacaaaaaatacttCGCATAATTTTCCTTTGATGGCACCAGCTTCAAATTTTCCCACGTTCCTTTCACATGAAATGTGAGATATTCAGTAACATTCGTTTTCATGAATCTATTTCTTAGGGTAACTTCGACATTGTACAGTTCTATTTGATCACCAATCTAAAAAGTAAATCAAAGATTCTTGAAGACAAGGAACAAATATTGAACAGCGCTGATAACAATACAACACCTTCAATGTTCTGAAATTTCCATCTGGTTCGGCTACTACGACGTCAATATCCTCACTTGCAGAAAAAGAAGGTTCGGAATGAGTAATTACTTTATCCCATGCATCATAACATAGAGATAACCGCTCGTGTGGAAGTGTACATTTGGTTCCATCTCGAATTCTCACCACTACAACGTGAGTGGGACGATCTTCAAAACCTTTCACATATGATACCTGAGTTTATAAGCAAAACATGATGTTACCATGAATTATTCAATTAACATTAAAACGAAATAACTATTTAAATGATTACTTTTCCGGTTAAATTAATGGTTTTACGTTTCAATTCTAATGAATTCAGAGTAGTAAATGGgcgaaaatttgtcaaatgcTCCAGCGCCCACTCTTTCAActcttcgactttttttttatcggaatctaaaaaaaatataaaatcatacCATACCTATATTAAACTGTTTCATAACATtactcatttcaaatttcagaaatgaattaaCTTGAAACAACATTACCAGTCAGCGTGAATTTATTAGCTGTACTGTACGTAATACTGGTATCATCTTTATCGAAGACTAGAACATCACGACCGTGGGATACTCTACCATTAACTCCGCCATTATATTCTTCAATCTAGtaaatgaaaactgaattattgcaaaaattcattatgtacatgattacttttttgatatcgCTCACTTGTAATCGATGAAGACGTATGATGCAGTAAGGTAACACCTTGGGAAGCGCATCTAAGCTGTGAGCGAATATGTTCACAAGAAACTCATCAGTCTTAGAATCGTCAATGATATTGACTACGAGATGGCATTTATTATGGCTTAATAACGTTGGTTTCTAAGAATTATTAAGTAATGAAAGTATGCATATACGCAGTGAAACTACAACATACGAATTGAATTATACGCTCAATACCTTGACAATTCTGCGGACGATCCCATAAACATTaactctggaatttttttcgagtcgATTCAGTTTAACATATTGGTATATATCAGGAtccacgaatttttcatttcggtcTTTAGGAATTTCTTTATTACCGTCAGTTCTCGGAGCGTTGTGTTCTTCAAATACTCTTATTAAATCAGACATAACATTTCTGGACTTCGATGCTTTGTTCGATTTAGCATCATTCGTTTCCTCAATGCTTTCCACACGATCCACCAAGACATCAGAATCCCCAGAAGTAGACGGAATAATATCATTATTTACTAAACGAGGAATTATAATTTGACAATCCTTCGTAACAGAAATTTCGTTTCGAACAGGTGAACCACCACCGCTAGGTTCAGAAGTAACAGACTCATCAgaagtgttttcaaaatcaattacTCTAGATTCCATGATTTCTGGATTGGTACTCAGAATTTGACTCCATCTCGGCTagaaaaatgccataaaatttcaaactctgtACAAGACATAGTAAAAGTGAAACAAGTAACAGCGCACAAACCATATTTTTCCGTTTATAGTACACATTGTTAATATTGTTGGAGTGTCCTAACCCAACTATGATCTGCTTCATGCAAAAGAAAGCCGCATTGGGTCTAAATAAAGTAACAGGGAATAGCTTGACATCACAAAAAGCTAAGCAATCGCCTTCTTCGAAATACAAATTCTCCGCAAGTTGAGCTGCATCATTTATGAATATCACTCTAAACTGAAGTAATTCGTTGCTATTTAGGCTGCAAACTATTAATATTCAAATTAAGTATGgtagaaaaatatgatgaataaTGCAAAGTGAATCATCAAACCTTCTTTCAAATGAACTACTAAAACATCTTGAGTCTGATACTTTGATTTTCTTACAATAGGCAGCTTCTGCATAACTCTTCCCtgtccaaaatattttttaagaaaacagtGAATATGATGTATGTATTTGTTAGATAAGAAAGTGAAACTTCACTTACCGTTACCAATGGTTTCTTAACGAGAGATGCATTTTTCAGCGAGCATATATTGCCCTTATTTGCTATGTTACTCAAATGACTATAAACGCTTTTACGCGATTCAGTAGAAGGagaatccatttttaatgaatattaTGAGAGACTGATACAAACCATAACtaatgatgaaattcaaattctgttAAATAGAAAATCAAAGGTTTAAAAAATACTCTAAATTCAGGgaaactcaataaaattttcagctgattCTTTTTGCTAGCTTGTTGTTgtcttatgaaaattttatcatttggCGCGGGCGcgtgatgataaaaaaaatatcgattgaTTGATCGACTAGTTGATCGTTGATCAAAATGATCGATTGATGCAGTTGAATCCGTTGAATagctttgactatatatacatggactgctatcttcattgtcgccgatgaagccgaagtaatggaggtacttaatcgggagcatcgggaattttcatgcgcgcgcaggaatccgAACCGCGCTCACACCTTCCAATCACCAGCGACGGACACCCTCCTACATTCCAACAACCGCACtgctcgttgcaacgaaatctcgcgcatgctcagagcccatgtcccgattaagtacctccattgctttggcttcacgattcccgTTCAAGAACAATagaagatagcagtccatgtatatatagtcaaagttGAATAGTTGAATCATCATTTGAATTCCGCGACAATGGAGCGAAAAGAACAAAAGAACATGTCACGTGGTCTAGgtctacttgaaaaaaacaaacaaacaaacagtgAAATGAAACTAGTGAtgttgatatttagaaaaattttatatcgacgatacagatatcgatatatcgacgatatatcgatatcttcaatattgccttgaaagtacctatttttcccatttgtatACTCAGTCATTTAAGTTTAATTGCGAATtaacaactgcaaaaaatttggtacgacaaaaagtttttttatagatttttaaaaaagtgagaaaatttttttttgaaaaaatttttaaaatttctttctaatttcaatttttactcatatttttggctgttttcgtgcattttttcctcaatttttgacgatacgatatatcgtcgatattgatttttcatatcgatatgtcgatattggatctcatatcgatatatcgtttatgatatcgatatatcaacaCCACTAAATGAAACAGATAAGAGAtgaagtttgaactttgaagattGAACTTGAAGGTAGATGGTAGATCAATTTGAAACTCCAGcgtgaaatttgatgaaaagaaaacaagtcTAGTAAGACTGGGTTAGTGATTCGCGATTTAATTACTCAAAATGAACGCACCGCCAACATTCGAATCATTCTTATTATTTGATGGCGAGAAAAAGTAAGTGATAAGAATCAGGAAGAAGTCATAAATTCTACGTGAAAAGTGTATAAATAAagtattcatttcatttcaggaTTTTGAAAGAACTCGATACCAAAGTGCCAAACGCTGCTATTTTCACCATTAATAAAGAAGACCACACCTTGGGAAACATGATTAGAAAGTGAGcaaatatttcatcaagttACCCTATTTACCTACATTATTATAGATGTCTAATCAAGTGATCTTACAGCCAACTTTTGAAAGATCCTGCCGTTATCTTCGCCGGTTATAAAATACCTCATCCTTTAGAACATAAATTCGTTTTGAGGATACAAACAAACAGCAGTGAATGTGCTCCGCAAGATGTTCTTTCCAATGCTATAACAGATTTGATTTCTGAGTTATCGCTGTTTGAGGAAAGATTTCGGGTGAGTTATTACGTGGTGtttgcaatgaaaattttatcgagaTTTTAATGAGGATTCTTTTGTTCAGGATTCGTTACGTGAGAAACGAGAAGGTTTGGAATAATGTTATTCATCAGTACGAAAGAAGAGTTATCGTAATTAATATTATTGTAATTTGCTAAGTATCACAattgtttttcataaaatacattttcataaatgaaaatgagttcttaacaattttatttttattaaaaaacaaaacaacaaaaatcgCAGTTACATCAACTGATATCAGgcacaataataaaaaataaataaaattataacgGTGATTTAAATTTGCCGCTAAAAAAAGATTCAACGAATGCGAGTCATTAGAAAACATACAGTACTTCTTAATTCTTACATTACATCGATAACAATAGTATAGTTCAATTGACATTTTACATTTACAAGGAACAACAATATTacaacaaaataatcaaatcaaCCGAGCACAAAAGATTAAAAACTATAACAAAAATATATAACAAATCACTTCCTTCAGGATTACCAGTGTACCCGATTATCAAatggaattttgtaatttatctGATCAGTAATTTTCTTCATTGTTGCATTGTAACGTGTCATGGCCAAATactaagaaaaaaagaatggaTAATGTAAAACAGAAACGTCTTTCATTACTCATATCATTATTAATCCAAGTTTTTACTCACTTTCACAGTTTTCACAGTACGGTCTGGGGGGTGGTTTAACTTTAGACGTAGTGTCTCGTTTAGTAGGAGGAGGCGAAGAATTCGACTGTTTCGGGCAGTCCTCTGTCTCGTGTAGATCAAACACATCGCATATGTCACAAAATTGGCGCGGAGCAATAAACTTTGGTTTCCTACATTCgctaaaatataaaattttttgaaatttatgaaaaaatgttgaaaaactggCGAAGTAATGCTATACAAGTAATACTGACAGTGCTTCAAAAGGATCTTTGTTTTCCAAATACTGTATTCtttccaataaattttcattttttctttgcaTATCCACTATCacggaatttaaaaattgcacttGACCCTCAGCTAATTCTTTGGCTTCGACCAGCTTGGTATACTGAT is from Planococcus citri chromosome 1, ihPlaCitr1.1, whole genome shotgun sequence and encodes:
- the LOC135831888 gene encoding uncharacterized protein LOC135831888, encoding MDSPSTESRKSVYSHLSNIANKGNICSLKNASLVKKPLVTGRVMQKLPIVRKSKYQTQDVLVVHLKEVCSLNSNELLQFRVIFINDAAQLAENLYFEEGDCLAFCDVKLFPVTLFRPNAAFFCMKQIIVGLGHSNNINNVYYKRKNMPRWSQILSTNPEIMESRVIDFENTSDESVTSEPSGGGSPVRNEISVTKDCQIIIPRLVNNDIIPSTSGDSDVLVDRVESIEETNDAKSNKASKSRNVMSDLIRVFEEHNAPRTDGNKEIPKDRNEKFVDPDIYQYVKLNRLEKNSRVNVYGIVRRIVKKPTLLSHNKCHLVVNIIDDSKTDEFLVNIFAHSLDALPKVLPYCIIRLHRLQIEEYNGGVNGRVSHGRDVLVFDKDDTSITYSTANKFTLTDSDKKKVEELKEWALEHLTNFRPFTTLNSLELKRKTINLTGKVSYVKGFEDRPTHVVVVRIRDGTKCTLPHERLSLCYDAWDKVITHSEPSFSASEDIDVVVAEPDGNFRTLKIGDQIELYNVEVTLRNRFMKTNVTEYLTFHVKGTWENLKLVPSKENYAKESSSKITNTKHHHSIPSTSKSDCALEIVKRRRLFDPDNSVVLEDEDFNKNENELTSTDKLENACETSKRREDANLLNNKPMCSKTLDKVTQVSNSSILEQRNVNITLAKETQVSNAPIFEQHDAIENVISRIENGPVLPNGSKETGNYVLKWPQPISEVPFNIKVNLISTNPAIDENCAEQDVLSLIKSYCTSCEEFFPYHLAKWIEVEGDPAAFCDKCKVQGYLRELKFVLTLTAYLLDQHGEVSSAVIIGDYAENFLGFTVADICSSKETRIKVRDVLNSYFCRAGRKKKSLIASVHPIANNSNEFKYHITELKCCVSSPI
- the LOC135831890 gene encoding DNA-directed RNA polymerase II subunit RPB11-like, producing the protein MNAPPTFESFLLFDGEKKILKELDTKVPNAAIFTINKEDHTLGNMIRNQLLKDPAVIFAGYKIPHPLEHKFVLRIQTNSSECAPQDVLSNAITDLISELSLFEERFRDSLREKREGLE